The Shewanella japonica genome has a window encoding:
- the dnaA gene encoding chromosomal replication initiator protein DnaA yields the protein MAVSLWQQCIGRLQDELSAQQFSMWIRPLQAEMDGDTLVLYAPNRFVLDWVRDKYINIINQFFTEQLGGNAPKLRFDIGSRPSAVRAPEPVKAEVRPTQSTQTKQRVSTAFNTQAEPVEHANHRSNINPTYQFDNFVEGKSNQLGKAAALQVAENPGGAYNPLFLYGGTGLGKTHLLHAVGNGIIKNNPNAKVVYMHSERFVQDMVKALQNNAIEDFKRYYRSVDALFIDDIQFFANKDRSQEEFFHTFNALLEGNHQIILTSDKYPKEIDGVEDRLKSRFGWGLTVAIEPPELETRVAILMRKAQESGINLPDEVAFFIAKRLRSNVRELEGALNRVIANANFTGRPITIDFVREALRDLLALQEKLVTIDNIQKTVAEYYKIKMADMLSKRRSRSVARPRQVAMALSKELTNQSLPEIGDAFGGRDHTTVLHACRKIAQLREESHDIKEDYANLIRTLSS from the coding sequence GTGGCGGTTTCACTTTGGCAACAATGTATCGGCAGGCTGCAAGACGAACTTTCTGCGCAGCAATTCAGTATGTGGATCCGTCCGTTACAGGCTGAAATGGATGGCGATACCTTGGTACTTTATGCACCTAATCGTTTTGTACTTGATTGGGTTCGAGATAAGTACATCAATATCATTAATCAATTTTTTACCGAACAGTTAGGTGGTAATGCCCCTAAACTGCGCTTTGATATTGGTAGCCGCCCGTCTGCAGTGAGAGCGCCTGAGCCTGTAAAAGCAGAAGTTAGGCCAACACAAAGCACACAAACTAAGCAACGTGTTAGCACTGCGTTTAATACTCAAGCGGAACCCGTTGAGCATGCTAACCACCGCAGTAATATCAATCCTACTTATCAGTTTGATAATTTCGTTGAAGGTAAATCAAACCAATTAGGTAAAGCTGCTGCACTGCAAGTGGCAGAAAATCCTGGCGGTGCTTATAACCCGTTATTTTTATATGGCGGCACCGGTTTAGGTAAAACCCATTTATTACATGCTGTAGGCAACGGGATTATCAAAAACAATCCCAATGCAAAAGTGGTCTACATGCATTCAGAACGCTTTGTGCAAGACATGGTTAAAGCGCTACAAAATAATGCTATTGAAGACTTTAAACGTTATTACCGTAGTGTTGATGCGCTTTTTATTGATGATATTCAATTCTTTGCCAATAAAGATCGTTCACAAGAAGAATTCTTTCATACCTTCAATGCACTATTAGAGGGTAACCATCAGATCATTTTGACTTCGGATAAATACCCGAAAGAAATTGATGGGGTTGAAGATCGCTTAAAATCACGTTTTGGTTGGGGCTTAACAGTTGCTATCGAACCACCTGAGCTTGAAACCCGTGTAGCGATTTTAATGCGTAAAGCGCAAGAAAGCGGCATTAATCTGCCTGATGAAGTGGCATTCTTCATTGCCAAACGTTTACGTTCAAATGTGCGTGAATTAGAAGGGGCGTTAAATCGTGTTATTGCGAATGCTAACTTCACCGGCCGACCAATTACGATTGATTTTGTCCGTGAAGCATTACGTGATTTACTCGCGCTACAAGAAAAGTTAGTGACCATAGATAATATTCAAAAAACGGTTGCTGAATATTACAAAATCAAAATGGCGGATATGCTATCTAAACGTCGCTCTCGCAGCGTAGCGAGACCTCGTCAAGTCGCGATGGCATTATCAAAAGAGTTAACAAACCAAAGTTTACCTGAAATTGGTGACGCCTTTGGGGGGCGTGATCATACTACCGTATTACACGCATGCAGAAAAATTGCCCAATTGCGTGAAGAAAGTCATGACATTAAAGAAGATTATGCTAACTTGATACGTACATTATCTTCTTAA
- the dnaN gene encoding DNA polymerase III subunit beta: MKFSIDRDALLKPLQLVCGAVERRHNLPILSNLLVEVSESSLKLTGTDLEVELVGQASIQGEVETGRTTVPAKKLLDIVKSLPEQVEIKIEQQDNKWLLRSGRSRFSLATLPASDYPNVEAFEADIEFSLKQGTLKSIIDSTQFSMANQDVRYYLNGLLFETAGNSLKAIATDGHRLALSHRNIDISLPEKQVIVPRKGVVEMSRLLESEDSEITIAIGDSAIRATTQNAVFTSKLVDGRFPDYRRVLPKGGDKIVVASRNHLKQALTRASILSNEKFRGVRIQLEPGLLRITANNPEQEEAEEIIDVEYNADNLEIGFNVSYLLDVLNNLASDDVRITLIDGNSSALIENHVEEDSMYVVMPMRL, translated from the coding sequence ATGAAATTTTCAATTGATAGGGACGCCCTATTAAAACCACTTCAATTAGTGTGTGGTGCAGTAGAAAGACGCCACAACTTACCTATTTTATCAAATTTACTTGTCGAAGTTAGTGAGTCCTCACTTAAGCTTACAGGTACTGATTTAGAAGTAGAACTTGTTGGCCAAGCGTCCATTCAAGGTGAAGTTGAAACTGGCCGAACAACCGTGCCAGCTAAAAAGCTACTCGATATCGTCAAGTCACTTCCTGAACAAGTCGAAATCAAAATTGAGCAGCAAGATAACAAATGGTTATTACGTTCTGGTCGTAGTCGTTTTTCACTGGCGACTTTACCTGCAAGTGATTACCCCAATGTTGAAGCCTTTGAAGCTGATATCGAATTTAGTCTCAAACAAGGTACATTGAAGTCGATTATTGATTCGACCCAGTTCTCAATGGCGAACCAAGATGTTCGATACTATTTAAATGGCTTACTTTTTGAAACTGCAGGTAACTCGTTAAAAGCGATTGCGACAGATGGACACCGTCTAGCATTAAGTCATCGTAATATCGACATTAGCCTTCCTGAAAAGCAAGTCATCGTGCCACGTAAAGGTGTGGTTGAAATGTCTCGCTTACTTGAAAGTGAGGACAGTGAAATTACCATTGCTATTGGTGACAGCGCCATTCGTGCAACAACACAAAATGCTGTATTTACCAGTAAGCTTGTTGATGGACGTTTCCCTGATTACCGCCGAGTATTACCAAAAGGCGGCGATAAAATTGTGGTGGCGAGCCGTAATCATTTAAAACAAGCGCTCACACGTGCATCGATTTTATCCAATGAAAAGTTTCGTGGCGTGCGTATTCAGCTTGAACCAGGATTATTACGTATAACTGCGAATAACCCAGAGCAAGAAGAAGCGGAAGAGATCATTGATGTTGAATACAATGCTGACAACCTAGAAATAGGGTTTAACGTGAGTTATTTACTCGATGTATTGAACAATTTAGCCAGTGATGATGTCAGAATCACGCTGATTGATGGAAACTCAAGCGCATTAATAGAAAACCACGTCGAAGAAGATTCAATGTATGTGGTTATGCCTATGCGTTTATAA
- the recF gene encoding DNA replication/repair protein RecF (All proteins in this family for which functions are known are DNA-binding proteins that assist the filamentation of RecA onto DNA for the initiation of recombination or recombinational repair.), with protein sequence MSLARLNIANFRNILSASLQPESGLNLIYGENGSGKTSILEAIYFLGMGRSFRSHLSQRVINIEQDNLTLFAQLEMQTGEAKLGLRRFRNGEIDVKLDGDKVKRLSVLAETLPIQVITPESFSLLFEGPKARRQFIDWGAFHSDASFYQAWVNTRRILKQRNQLLRDGSSYSTIQFWDKELVRYAEQVTSIRNQYVDSLNELLKGIIGEFLPRVDIKVSFTRGWDSKTDFAELLETQYHRDLSSGNTGSGPHKADLRLRVGNLPVQDALSRGQLKLLVCALRIAQGKLLQEQQNKHSIYLVDDLPSELDAQHRQLLLKQLTETGAQIFVTAIDPVAIVDSLASPPSKMFHVEHGQVTVVE encoded by the coding sequence ATGAGTTTAGCCCGTCTTAATATTGCCAACTTTCGCAATATCCTTTCTGCGTCATTGCAACCTGAATCAGGATTAAACTTGATTTATGGAGAAAACGGCAGTGGAAAAACCAGTATATTGGAGGCTATTTATTTTTTAGGCATGGGGCGTTCGTTTCGTAGTCACTTATCCCAAAGAGTGATCAATATTGAACAGGATAACCTTACTTTATTTGCACAACTTGAGATGCAAACCGGTGAAGCGAAATTAGGCTTAAGGCGATTTCGCAATGGCGAAATTGATGTCAAATTAGATGGCGATAAAGTGAAGCGTTTATCTGTTTTGGCAGAAACTTTACCGATTCAAGTTATCACGCCAGAAAGTTTTTCATTACTTTTTGAAGGGCCAAAAGCACGTCGACAATTTATCGATTGGGGCGCGTTTCACTCTGATGCGAGTTTCTATCAAGCATGGGTGAATACAAGACGGATTTTAAAGCAAAGAAATCAACTCCTTAGAGATGGTTCTTCTTATTCAACAATTCAATTTTGGGATAAGGAATTGGTGCGGTATGCTGAACAAGTTACTTCGATACGAAATCAATATGTAGACTCGTTAAATGAGCTACTTAAGGGTATAATCGGAGAGTTTTTACCACGAGTTGATATTAAGGTTTCTTTTACTCGTGGCTGGGATAGCAAAACGGATTTTGCTGAGTTACTCGAAACTCAATATCACAGAGATTTATCTTCGGGAAATACGGGTAGTGGACCGCATAAAGCGGACTTGAGATTGCGTGTAGGCAACTTACCTGTGCAGGATGCATTATCCCGAGGACAGTTAAAATTATTAGTCTGTGCACTGCGCATTGCACAAGGCAAGTTGCTTCAAGAACAACAGAACAAGCATAGTATTTACCTTGTGGATGATCTTCCATCTGAGTTGGATGCACAACATAGGCAACTATTGCTAAAACAGTTAACCGAAACCGGTGCACAAATTTTTGTCACAGCGATTGATCCTGTAGCAATAGTCGATTCGCTGGCAAGCCCGCCAAGTAAGATGTTTCATGTGGAACATGGGCAAGTCACGGTAGTTGAATAA